The Thermobispora bispora DSM 43833 genome window below encodes:
- the bldC gene encoding developmental transcriptional regulator BldC, which produces MSARTPEAEPLLTPAEVATMFRVDPKTVTRWAKAGKLTSIRTLGGHRRYRETEVRALLAGIPQQRSE; this is translated from the coding sequence ATGTCAGCTCGTACACCCGAGGCCGAGCCACTGCTCACCCCGGCGGAGGTCGCCACGATGTTCCGGGTCGACCCGAAGACCGTCACCCGGTGGGCCAAGGCGGGTAAGTTGACCTCCATCCGCACGCTCGGGGGTCACCGGCGCTACCGGGAGACGGAGGTCCGGGCCCTGCTCGCGGGCATACCGCAGCAACGATCCGAGTAA
- a CDS encoding DUF6879 family protein — MISDVPTLPAIELNREDYLADFWRCFQRLKGDFWKLERGQTFREPEEPSWVALDQGDWRRAIALIDQRTEEIKRPVEEAARHVSMHRLRIVERPYSPYLRWELYYIRLRALAGEDIRVLDADKIRHLEHDRMLPELVVLGEEVMYQVLYDQSGTLRGARRIEDRERVAACAKEISDLHEKAEGIRDFLKREPSALPPPLKRELGALPPV; from the coding sequence ATGATCAGTGATGTTCCTACACTGCCCGCCATTGAGCTGAACCGTGAAGACTATCTCGCCGACTTCTGGCGCTGCTTCCAGCGCTTGAAGGGAGATTTCTGGAAGCTGGAGCGCGGGCAGACCTTCCGCGAGCCAGAGGAGCCGAGCTGGGTCGCCCTCGACCAGGGTGATTGGCGACGCGCGATCGCCCTCATCGATCAACGGACCGAAGAGATCAAGCGTCCGGTCGAAGAGGCGGCCCGGCACGTATCGATGCATCGGCTGCGTATCGTCGAACGTCCGTATTCACCGTATTTGCGGTGGGAGCTGTACTACATTCGGCTACGGGCGCTAGCCGGGGAGGATATCCGCGTCCTCGACGCCGACAAGATCAGGCACCTGGAACACGACCGTATGCTTCCAGAGCTGGTCGTTCTCGGAGAAGAGGTCATGTACCAGGTCCTCTACGATCAAAGCGGCACATTGCGCGGCGCCAGGAGGATTGAGGACCGGGAACGGGTCGCCGCCTGTGCCAAGGAGATCAGCGACTTGCACGAGAAGGCCGAGGGCATCCGCGATTTCCTCAAGCGGGAGCCCAGCGCGTTGCCGCCGCCCCTCAAGCGGGAGCTCGGCGCGCTGCCGCCGGTCTAG
- a CDS encoding N-acetylmuramoyl-L-alanine amidase codes for MIRRALAAAALGLVTAGAVACGGETAAPGTAGAFTDGGSTASPAPERSRLSPAAPAAGAAIAASPASAAARPLAGKVIVIDPGHNGNNWRAPEKINKKVNAVTMWKPCDTTGTTTNDGYPESAFAWDVATRLAKLLRAQGATVKLTREDNKGVGPCITERAAIANRAKADASISIHADGAGQGTRGFHVIVPKKINGPVDPVVGDSLRLGVAIRNAVREVTGLPYANYIGKNGIDRRGDLGGLNLSTVPKVFLETGNMRNPTDARKMKDPAFRQRLAEALAKGLRDYLSR; via the coding sequence GTGATCAGACGAGCGCTTGCCGCCGCGGCTCTCGGCCTGGTGACGGCCGGAGCCGTCGCCTGCGGCGGAGAGACGGCCGCCCCGGGCACCGCCGGCGCATTCACCGACGGCGGAAGCACCGCGTCCCCGGCCCCGGAGCGGAGCCGGCTCAGCCCGGCCGCCCCTGCGGCGGGCGCCGCGATCGCCGCGAGCCCGGCGTCGGCCGCGGCCCGACCGCTCGCCGGAAAGGTCATCGTCATCGACCCCGGCCACAACGGGAACAACTGGCGGGCCCCGGAAAAGATCAACAAGAAGGTGAACGCGGTCACCATGTGGAAGCCATGTGACACCACGGGGACCACCACCAACGACGGCTACCCCGAGTCCGCGTTCGCCTGGGACGTCGCCACCCGGCTGGCCAAGCTGCTCCGGGCCCAGGGCGCGACCGTCAAGCTCACCCGCGAGGACAACAAGGGCGTCGGGCCGTGCATCACCGAGCGCGCGGCCATCGCCAACCGCGCCAAGGCCGACGCATCCATCTCCATCCACGCCGACGGCGCCGGGCAGGGCACCCGCGGCTTCCACGTCATCGTGCCCAAGAAGATCAACGGCCCGGTCGACCCGGTGGTGGGCGACTCCCTCCGCCTGGGCGTCGCCATCCGGAACGCGGTCCGCGAGGTCACCGGCCTGCCGTACGCGAACTACATCGGCAAGAACGGCATCGACCGGCGGGGCGACCTCGGCGGGCTCAACCTGTCCACGGTCCCCAAGGTCTTCCTCGAGACCGGCAACATGCGCAACCCCACCGACGCGAGGAAGATGAAGGACCCCGCCTTCCGGCAGCGGCTCGCCGAGGCGCTGGCGAAGGGCCTCCGGGACTACCTGAGCCGGTAG
- a CDS encoding quinone-dependent dihydroorotate dehydrogenase, giving the protein MYRFLFTQVLSRFDAETTHNLTIRALSLLSVLPVGKRLLFRLLAPHDDALRVKAFGVHFPSPFGLAAGFDKDARCYEALGAMGFGFVEVGTVTARPQPGNPRPRLFRVPECRALINRMGFNNEGATAAARRLRRTRGIPVVVGANIGKTKVVPESGAVADYVASAKQVAPYADYLVVNVSSPNTPGLRDLQAVERLRPLLTAVQEAAGRTPLLVKIAPDLADEDIDAVADLALELGLAGIIATNTTISREGVPSKEAGGLSGRPLKARSLEVLRRLRRKVGDRLTLVSVGGVEDLDDVWERLLAGATLVQGYTGFVYGGPLWAWRIHRGLSRRLRRHGYASITEVIGRTA; this is encoded by the coding sequence ATGTATCGCTTCTTGTTCACGCAGGTCCTGAGCCGGTTCGACGCGGAGACCACGCACAATCTGACGATCAGGGCGCTGAGCCTGCTCTCGGTGCTGCCGGTGGGCAAGCGGCTGCTGTTCCGGCTGCTCGCGCCGCACGATGACGCATTGCGGGTGAAGGCGTTCGGGGTCCACTTCCCGTCGCCGTTCGGGCTCGCCGCCGGGTTCGACAAGGACGCCCGGTGCTACGAGGCCCTCGGCGCCATGGGCTTCGGTTTCGTGGAGGTCGGCACGGTCACCGCGCGGCCGCAGCCCGGCAATCCCCGTCCCCGCCTGTTCCGCGTGCCGGAGTGCCGGGCGCTCATCAACCGCATGGGGTTCAACAACGAGGGTGCCACCGCGGCGGCGCGCCGGCTGCGCCGTACCCGGGGCATCCCGGTGGTGGTCGGGGCCAACATCGGCAAGACCAAGGTGGTGCCCGAGTCCGGGGCGGTGGCCGACTACGTGGCGAGCGCGAAGCAGGTCGCGCCGTACGCCGACTACCTCGTGGTCAACGTCAGCTCGCCGAACACTCCGGGCCTGCGCGACCTTCAGGCGGTGGAGCGGCTGCGGCCGCTGCTGACCGCGGTGCAGGAGGCGGCCGGGCGGACGCCCCTCCTCGTCAAGATCGCGCCCGACCTCGCGGACGAGGACATCGACGCGGTGGCCGACCTCGCCCTGGAGCTGGGCCTCGCCGGGATCATCGCGACGAACACCACGATCAGCCGGGAGGGCGTGCCCAGCAAGGAGGCGGGAGGCCTGTCCGGGCGGCCGCTCAAGGCGAGATCGCTCGAGGTGCTGCGCCGGCTTCGCCGGAAGGTGGGGGACCGGCTGACGCTCGTGTCCGTGGGCGGGGTCGAGGACCTCGACGACGTGTGGGAGCGGCTGCTCGCCGGGGCCACGCTCGTGCAGGGCTACACGGGGTTCGTCTACGGCGGCCCGCTGTGGGCGTGGCGGATCCACCGAGGGCTGTCGCGCCGGCTGCGCCGCCACGGTTACGCGTCCATCACCGAGGTCATCGGCCGGACCGCCTGA
- a CDS encoding LacI family DNA-binding transcriptional regulator, whose translation MTGPSTRTTTRNVGGPRPESGASDGFGPRPRPTIRNVAERAGVSKSLVSLVLRGSPHVSEHRREAVLQAAKELGYRPNAVARSLVEGRTHLVGALVADLHNPFYAEFLDGLQESLHGDGLRLLIGSGRSNSGFEGDAVEAFLELRVDGLVLLGVGPATSTLAEAAAYTPTVVVGERDVDVEGVDVVVVDDEQGARLAVDHLAELGHKRIAHISGTPSSAARLRCQGYRDAMRDRGLEPYIMIEKGEFTEEDGRRAALALLRRPDRPTAIFAANDMVALGVLSAASELGLRVPEDLSVVGYDNTHLAAINHISLTSIEQPRRQMGRTAAALLSDRISDPRKRARIRQVPPRLVARRSTGPAPSEG comes from the coding sequence ATGACAGGACCGTCCACGCGGACTACGACCCGGAACGTCGGCGGCCCCCGGCCTGAGAGCGGGGCGTCCGATGGGTTCGGCCCACGGCCGCGCCCGACGATCCGCAACGTCGCCGAACGCGCCGGGGTGTCCAAGTCGCTGGTGTCCCTCGTGCTCCGGGGCTCCCCACATGTGAGCGAGCACCGCCGCGAGGCGGTGCTGCAGGCGGCCAAGGAGCTCGGTTATCGCCCCAACGCGGTCGCGCGCAGCCTGGTCGAGGGCCGCACCCACCTGGTCGGCGCGCTCGTGGCCGACCTGCACAACCCGTTCTACGCCGAGTTCCTGGACGGCCTGCAGGAGAGCCTCCACGGCGACGGGCTCCGGTTACTGATCGGAAGCGGCCGCTCGAACTCCGGATTCGAAGGCGACGCGGTCGAGGCGTTCCTCGAGCTGCGCGTCGACGGCCTGGTGCTGCTCGGCGTCGGCCCCGCCACCAGCACCCTCGCCGAGGCGGCCGCCTACACGCCGACCGTCGTGGTCGGGGAGCGCGATGTCGACGTCGAGGGCGTCGACGTGGTCGTCGTCGACGACGAGCAGGGGGCTCGGCTCGCCGTCGACCACCTCGCCGAGCTCGGTCACAAGCGCATCGCCCACATCAGCGGCACGCCGTCCTCGGCGGCCCGGCTCCGCTGCCAGGGCTACCGCGACGCCATGCGCGACCGCGGGCTCGAGCCGTACATCATGATCGAGAAAGGCGAGTTCACCGAAGAGGACGGGCGGCGCGCCGCGCTCGCCCTCCTGCGGCGGCCGGATCGGCCGACCGCCATCTTCGCCGCCAACGACATGGTCGCCCTGGGCGTGCTCAGCGCCGCGAGCGAGCTCGGCCTCCGGGTCCCGGAGGACCTGTCCGTGGTCGGCTACGACAACACCCACCTCGCCGCGATCAACCACATCTCGCTCACCAGCATCGAGCAGCCGCGCCGGCAGATGGGACGGACCGCCGCCGCCCTGCTGAGCGACCGGATCAGCGACCCGCGGAAGCGGGCCCGGATACGGCAGGTGCCACCGCGGCTCGTGGCGCGGCGCAGCACCGGCCCGGCACCAAGCGAGGGCTAA
- a CDS encoding Leu/Phe/Val dehydrogenase, with product MTDVFGLPHKDSGPVGTTGSTQPRHEQVVFCSDERSGLYAIIAIYSTALGPGLGGTRFYPYESEQAALADVLNLSRAMAYKNALAGLDLGGAKAVIIGDPETDKSEALLRAYGRFVQSLGGRYYTACDVGTYSEDMDVIARECAYVTGRSPEYGGAGDSSILTAFGVFQGMRAAVRHRYGTTSLAGKRVGIEGVGKVGARLVDHLIEEGAEVVICDVNEQAIDRVRRRHPAVEVVGDAAELITADLDIYAPCALGGSLNDETAPRLRAKIVCGAANNQLAHPGVEKQLAERGILYAPDYVVNAGGVIQVADEIHGFDMARARAKASKIFDTTLRIFELAAEEGVPPGVAADRLAERRMSEVGRLRGIWLRS from the coding sequence GTGACCGACGTCTTCGGGCTTCCCCACAAGGATTCCGGCCCAGTAGGCACCACCGGTTCCACCCAGCCGCGGCACGAGCAGGTCGTGTTCTGCTCGGACGAGCGCAGCGGCCTCTACGCGATCATCGCGATCTACAGCACGGCCCTCGGGCCCGGGCTTGGCGGCACCCGCTTCTATCCCTATGAGAGCGAGCAGGCCGCCCTCGCCGACGTGCTCAACCTCTCCCGGGCCATGGCGTACAAGAACGCCCTCGCCGGGCTCGATCTCGGCGGCGCCAAGGCCGTCATCATCGGCGACCCCGAGACCGACAAGTCCGAGGCGCTCCTGCGGGCGTACGGCCGGTTCGTCCAGTCCCTGGGCGGCCGGTACTACACCGCCTGCGACGTGGGCACGTACAGCGAGGACATGGACGTCATCGCGCGGGAGTGCGCGTACGTCACCGGCCGGAGCCCGGAGTACGGCGGGGCCGGCGACTCGTCCATCCTCACCGCGTTCGGCGTCTTCCAGGGCATGCGCGCGGCCGTCCGGCACCGCTACGGCACCACCTCGCTGGCGGGCAAGCGGGTCGGCATCGAGGGCGTCGGCAAGGTCGGGGCCCGCCTCGTCGACCACCTCATCGAGGAGGGCGCCGAGGTGGTGATCTGCGATGTGAACGAGCAGGCGATCGATCGGGTACGGCGGCGCCATCCGGCGGTCGAGGTGGTGGGGGACGCCGCGGAGCTCATCACCGCGGACCTCGACATCTACGCCCCGTGCGCGCTCGGCGGCTCGCTCAACGACGAGACCGCCCCCCGGCTCCGGGCGAAGATCGTCTGCGGTGCCGCGAACAACCAGCTCGCCCACCCCGGGGTGGAGAAGCAACTCGCGGAGCGCGGCATCCTCTACGCTCCGGACTACGTGGTGAACGCCGGCGGCGTGATCCAGGTGGCGGACGAGATCCACGGCTTCGACATGGCGCGCGCCCGGGCGAAGGCGTCCAAGATCTTCGACACCACGCTGAGGATCTTTGAGCTCGCCGCCGAGGAAGGCGTGCCTCCGGGCGTGGCAGCCGATAGGCTAGCTGAGCGAAGAATGTCAGAAGTCGGTCGACTTCGGGGCATTTGGCTCCGCAGTTGA
- a CDS encoding DUF3073 domain-containing protein, protein MGRGRAKAKQVKVARQLKYNSGGTDLERLRVELGLDEGSGRKKHDPYEELARRYADYGVDDEDDDEAGDSGQRGR, encoded by the coding sequence ATGGGGCGCGGCCGAGCCAAGGCCAAGCAGGTCAAGGTCGCCCGTCAGCTGAAGTACAACAGCGGCGGCACGGATCTTGAGCGTCTGCGCGTCGAACTCGGGTTGGACGAGGGTTCCGGCCGCAAGAAGCATGACCCTTATGAAGAGCTGGCCCGCCGCTACGCCGACTACGGCGTCGACGATGAGGACGACGACGAAGCCGGCGACAGCGGGCAGCGTGGGCGCTAG
- a CDS encoding heavy-metal-associated domain-containing protein, whose translation MSVKTYTVVGMTCGHCVASVKEEVGEIPGVTGVEVDLATGRLDVTGEGVSDEAVRRAVEEAGYRLG comes from the coding sequence ATGAGCGTGAAGACCTACACCGTCGTCGGCATGACCTGCGGTCACTGCGTCGCCTCGGTCAAGGAGGAGGTCGGGGAGATCCCGGGCGTGACGGGGGTGGAGGTGGACCTGGCCACCGGCCGGCTCGACGTCACCGGCGAAGGGGTCAGCGACGAGGCGGTACGGCGAGCGGTCGAGGAAGCCGGCTATCGCCTGGGCTGA
- a CDS encoding TetR/AcrR family transcriptional regulator, with amino-acid sequence MEATRQADGGPRRVRRRLSVDRRREELISVALELFGTRDPEDVSIDDVAARAGASRALVYHYFGGKQELYLAALRSAAEELEARLRPPGDVRLRPLDELARGLKSYFDFVEEHAAGFAALLRGGPANRSGEVGEIVDGVRQRLLRLILNRMHIGTPGPVLRVTLRSWIASVETAGLDWLEHRDMDRGALERMLVDHMIALLQVAERYDGQVAHLLERLLSGD; translated from the coding sequence GTGGAAGCGACACGCCAAGCGGATGGCGGGCCACGGCGGGTGCGGCGCAGGCTCAGCGTGGACCGGCGCCGGGAAGAGCTCATCTCGGTCGCCTTGGAGCTCTTCGGTACGCGCGACCCCGAGGACGTATCGATCGACGACGTGGCGGCGCGTGCCGGCGCCTCCCGAGCGCTCGTCTACCACTATTTCGGGGGTAAGCAGGAGCTCTACCTGGCGGCGCTGCGCAGCGCGGCCGAGGAGCTGGAGGCGCGGCTCAGGCCCCCGGGCGACGTGCGGCTGCGGCCTCTCGATGAACTGGCGCGCGGCCTGAAGTCGTACTTCGATTTCGTGGAGGAGCACGCGGCGGGCTTCGCCGCGCTGCTCCGCGGTGGGCCCGCGAACCGTTCGGGCGAGGTCGGTGAGATCGTCGACGGCGTGCGGCAGCGCCTGCTCCGGCTCATCCTGAACCGGATGCACATCGGCACGCCCGGTCCGGTGCTCCGGGTGACCCTCCGGTCATGGATCGCCTCGGTGGAGACGGCCGGCCTCGACTGGCTGGAGCACCGGGACATGGACCGAGGCGCGCTCGAGCGCATGCTGGTCGACCATATGATCGCCCTGCTCCAGGTCGCGGAGCGGTACGACGGCCAGGTGGCGCATCTCCTGGAGCGGCTGCTGTCCGGCGATTAA
- the purM gene encoding phosphoribosylformylglycinamidine cyclo-ligase: MTSYAEAGVDIAAGERAVELMKSRVARSRRPEVIDDPSGFAGLFDASAFLRYRKPLLATSTDGVGTKVMIAQRLDKHDTIGIDLVGMVVDDLVVCGAEPLFMTDYIACGKVVPERIAEIVGGIAEGCRIAGCALIGGETAEHPGAMKPDEYDLAGAGTGVVEASELLGPHRVVPGDVVLGMASSGIHSNGYSLVRHIIATAGLRLDQELPELSRTLGEELLEPTRIYAPHCLALTREVDVHAFAHITGGGLAANLARSLPATADALLDRGSWTPPAIFQVLAGYGKVPQAEMDRTFNLGVGMCAIVPADQADRAVELLNGQGVPTWVLGEVVPGSGEARFR, encoded by the coding sequence ATGACCAGCTACGCCGAGGCCGGGGTCGACATCGCGGCCGGAGAGCGCGCCGTCGAGCTGATGAAGTCCCGGGTGGCCCGTTCCCGGCGGCCCGAGGTGATCGACGACCCCAGCGGCTTCGCCGGGCTCTTCGACGCATCGGCGTTCCTCCGCTACCGCAAGCCGCTCCTCGCCACCTCGACCGACGGGGTCGGCACCAAGGTCATGATCGCCCAGCGGCTGGACAAGCACGACACGATCGGCATCGACCTCGTCGGGATGGTCGTCGACGACCTCGTGGTCTGCGGGGCCGAGCCGCTGTTCATGACCGACTACATCGCCTGCGGCAAGGTCGTGCCCGAGCGCATCGCCGAGATCGTCGGCGGCATCGCCGAAGGCTGCCGGATCGCCGGGTGCGCGCTCATCGGCGGGGAGACGGCCGAGCACCCCGGCGCGATGAAGCCGGACGAGTACGACCTGGCCGGCGCGGGCACCGGGGTGGTGGAGGCGAGCGAGCTCCTCGGCCCGCACCGGGTCGTCCCCGGGGACGTGGTGCTCGGGATGGCGTCGAGCGGCATCCACTCGAACGGGTACTCGCTGGTCCGCCACATCATCGCCACCGCCGGGCTCCGGCTCGACCAGGAGCTGCCCGAGCTCTCCCGGACCCTCGGTGAGGAGCTGCTGGAGCCCACGCGGATCTACGCGCCGCACTGCCTCGCGCTCACCCGCGAGGTCGACGTGCACGCCTTCGCCCACATCACCGGCGGCGGCCTGGCCGCGAACCTCGCCCGGTCGCTGCCCGCCACGGCGGACGCCCTCCTCGACCGCGGCTCGTGGACGCCTCCCGCGATCTTCCAGGTGCTCGCCGGGTACGGCAAGGTGCCGCAGGCGGAGATGGACAGGACGTTCAACCTGGGCGTGGGCATGTGCGCGATCGTCCCGGCCGACCAGGCCGATCGGGCGGTGGAGCTGCTCAACGGGCAGGGCGTCCCCACCTGGGTGCTGGGCGAGGTCGTCCCCGGCTCGGGCGAGGCGCGGTTCCGTTAA
- a CDS encoding beta-N-acetylhexosaminidase, which translates to MEDLLPRPRVAERAPGAFGLSSGAAISGPAGLVDAVRLALPVLDLRPGSHAAIQVAEDPSLGPEAYGITITAAEVRITAADRAGAHYAGQTLRQLLPAEAFRAAALPGVAWALPCGRIADAPAFPWRGAHLDVARHFFPKREVLRLIDLLAAHKLNRLHLHLSDDQGWRVESRAYPRLHEVGSHRDRTVTGFHGEEPAFDGIPHGGHYTLHDLAEIAAYARARAVTVVPEIDVPGHSSAILAAYPELGPLPEKRYRVLDRWGISPAILSPLPATVDFLATVFDEIIGALGPTPYFHIGGDECVLDDWAASERVRAYQAELGLDSPSELHAWFLHRLADLLAERGVRAVVWDEAFVSGRLRPDTVVMAWRGMEVARRAAAAGHETIAAPVFPMYLDYAEASSAEEPAGLGDATTVADVAAFAPAPAEWTAEERARVIGTQFLLWSEWIPDGRTLDYRAWPRGCAAAEVAWTGHPADQGFTGRLGAHLKRLDALGVEYRPLTGPRPWQRGGTGWRRHRPGRVRVTEVMRHLAESAAAPGSARPNL; encoded by the coding sequence GTGGAAGACCTGCTGCCCCGACCCCGGGTGGCCGAGCGCGCCCCGGGAGCGTTCGGCCTCAGCTCAGGCGCCGCGATCAGCGGCCCCGCCGGCCTCGTCGACGCGGTACGGCTCGCCCTGCCCGTGCTCGACCTGCGCCCCGGAAGCCACGCCGCCATCCAGGTCGCCGAGGACCCTTCGCTCGGCCCCGAGGCGTACGGGATCACCATCACGGCCGCCGAGGTGCGGATCACCGCCGCGGACCGCGCGGGCGCCCACTACGCCGGCCAGACCCTGCGCCAGCTCCTGCCCGCGGAGGCGTTCCGGGCGGCCGCGCTCCCCGGCGTGGCGTGGGCCCTGCCGTGCGGCCGCATCGCGGACGCCCCCGCGTTCCCCTGGCGGGGCGCCCACCTCGACGTGGCCCGGCACTTCTTCCCCAAGCGGGAGGTGCTCCGGCTCATCGACCTGCTCGCCGCGCACAAGCTCAACCGGCTCCACCTTCACCTCTCCGACGATCAAGGCTGGCGGGTGGAGAGCCGGGCGTACCCCCGCCTCCACGAGGTCGGCTCCCACCGGGATCGGACGGTCACCGGTTTCCACGGCGAGGAGCCGGCGTTCGACGGGATCCCGCACGGCGGCCACTACACGCTCCACGACCTTGCGGAGATCGCCGCGTACGCGCGGGCCAGGGCGGTCACCGTCGTCCCGGAGATCGACGTGCCCGGGCACAGCTCGGCGATCCTCGCCGCCTACCCCGAGCTCGGGCCGCTGCCGGAGAAGCGGTACCGGGTGCTCGACCGCTGGGGCATCTCACCGGCGATCCTCTCCCCGCTCCCGGCCACGGTGGACTTCCTCGCCACGGTCTTCGACGAGATCATCGGTGCGCTCGGGCCCACGCCGTACTTCCACATCGGCGGGGACGAGTGCGTGCTCGACGACTGGGCCGCGTCCGAGCGGGTCCGCGCCTACCAGGCCGAGCTCGGGCTCGACAGCCCGAGCGAGCTGCACGCCTGGTTCCTCCACCGGCTCGCCGACCTCCTCGCCGAGCGCGGCGTCCGGGCGGTGGTCTGGGACGAGGCCTTCGTGAGCGGGAGGCTCCGGCCGGACACGGTGGTGATGGCGTGGCGCGGGATGGAGGTCGCGCGGCGCGCCGCAGCGGCCGGGCACGAGACCATCGCCGCGCCGGTCTTCCCGATGTACCTCGACTATGCCGAGGCATCCTCCGCCGAGGAGCCGGCCGGGCTCGGGGACGCCACCACCGTGGCCGATGTCGCGGCGTTCGCGCCCGCCCCGGCGGAGTGGACGGCCGAGGAGCGCGCCCGGGTGATCGGCACCCAGTTCCTGCTCTGGAGCGAGTGGATCCCGGACGGCAGGACCCTCGACTACCGGGCCTGGCCGCGTGGCTGCGCCGCCGCCGAGGTCGCCTGGACCGGCCACCCGGCAGATCAGGGGTTCACCGGCAGGCTTGGCGCCCACCTGAAGCGGCTGGACGCGCTGGGCGTGGAGTACCGCCCGCTCACCGGCCCGCGGCCGTGGCAGCGGGGCGGCACCGGGTGGCGGCGCCACCGCCCCGGCCGGGTGCGGGTCACCGAGGTCATGCGCCACCTCGCCGAATCGGCCGCCGCACCCGGGTCGGCCCGGCCGAACCTGTGA
- the purF gene encoding amidophosphoribosyltransferase yields the protein MLKGDGLLGHDLDPEDRAPKDACGVFGVWAPGEDVSKLTYYGLYALQHRGQESAGIAVSEGSRILVYKDMGLVAQVFDEPILRTLRGHLAIGHCRYSTTGSSVWENAQPTLTSTAQGGIALAHNGNLINTASLAKRLPPGAIKATTDTEVLTALLAQDSSRPIEDVAAELLPEVKGAYSLVWMDETTLYAARDPQGIRPLVLGKLERGWVIASETAALDIVGAVFIREVEPGELITIDQRGVRSRRFALARPKGCLFEYVYLARPDTSIAGRGVYATRVEVGRALAREHPVEADLVIPTPDSGTPAAIGYAQESGIPYGQGLVKNSYVGRTFIQPSQTIRQLGIRLKLNPLREVIKGKRLVVVDDSIVRGNTQRAIVAMLRQAGATEVHVRISSPPVTWPCFYGIDFATRAELIAGSLTVDEICQSLGADSLGYVSLEALTQATTLPADRLCRACFTGEYPIPLEEGERVDKHVLEAQA from the coding sequence GTGTTGAAGGGCGACGGCCTGCTCGGCCATGACCTCGATCCCGAGGACCGCGCACCGAAGGACGCGTGCGGCGTCTTCGGCGTGTGGGCGCCGGGAGAGGATGTCTCCAAACTGACCTACTACGGCCTGTACGCGCTACAGCATCGCGGCCAGGAATCCGCGGGCATCGCGGTGAGCGAAGGCAGCCGCATCCTCGTCTACAAGGACATGGGGCTCGTGGCCCAGGTCTTCGACGAGCCCATCCTCCGGACGCTCCGCGGCCACCTCGCCATCGGGCACTGCCGCTACTCCACGACCGGGTCGAGCGTGTGGGAGAACGCGCAGCCCACGCTCACCTCGACCGCCCAGGGCGGGATCGCGCTCGCCCACAACGGCAACCTGATCAACACGGCGAGCCTCGCCAAGCGGCTTCCGCCCGGCGCCATCAAGGCGACCACCGACACCGAGGTGCTCACCGCGCTGCTCGCCCAGGACTCGAGCCGGCCGATCGAGGACGTGGCGGCCGAGCTGCTCCCCGAGGTGAAGGGCGCCTACTCCCTCGTCTGGATGGACGAGACCACGCTGTACGCCGCCCGGGACCCCCAGGGCATCCGCCCGCTCGTGCTCGGCAAGCTCGAGCGCGGCTGGGTGATCGCCTCGGAGACCGCCGCCCTCGACATCGTCGGCGCGGTGTTCATCCGCGAGGTCGAACCGGGCGAGCTGATCACCATCGACCAGCGCGGGGTGCGCTCCCGCCGGTTCGCCCTCGCCCGGCCCAAGGGCTGCCTCTTCGAGTACGTCTACCTCGCCCGGCCGGACACCTCGATCGCCGGCCGCGGCGTCTACGCCACCCGGGTCGAGGTGGGCCGCGCGCTCGCCCGCGAGCACCCGGTCGAGGCCGACCTCGTCATCCCCACGCCCGACTCCGGCACCCCGGCCGCCATCGGGTACGCCCAGGAGAGCGGCATCCCGTACGGCCAGGGCCTGGTGAAGAACTCCTACGTCGGCCGCACGTTCATCCAGCCGTCGCAGACCATCCGCCAGCTCGGGATCCGGCTGAAGCTCAACCCGCTGCGCGAGGTGATCAAGGGCAAGCGCCTGGTCGTGGTCGACGACTCGATCGTGCGCGGCAACACCCAGCGGGCCATCGTCGCCATGCTCCGTCAGGCCGGCGCCACCGAGGTCCACGTGCGGATCTCCTCGCCGCCGGTCACCTGGCCCTGCTTCTACGGCATCGACTTCGCCACCCGGGCCGAGCTGATCGCCGGATCGCTCACGGTGGACGAGATCTGCCAGTCCCTCGGCGCCGACTCCCTCGGCTACGTCTCGCTCGAGGCGCTCACCCAGGCGACCACGCTCCCCGCCGACCGGCTCTGCCGGGCCTGCTTCACCGGGGAGTACCCGATCCCGCTGGAGGAAGGGGAGCGGGTGGACAAGCACGTGCTGGAGGCGCAGGCATGA